The Leadbettera azotonutricia ZAS-9 genome has a window encoding:
- a CDS encoding VWA domain-containing protein, which yields MRTNTPKVLLVAFLVFSFPYFLVSEGLTDAAPLYTRNRYRANNGIIVPPEEINDGSYISLFNYQYPEPDTDIGLFLYNNLNPEDNNSPGSGRDGLLQIGLQGKSLSFQEIPSLNLVFVVDTSVSMNEGEKIGWVKESLGSFANKVRNMDSLALIGFNDAAQVYFEPARIDSSAKRAAFINAVNSLSPKGGTKLEDGINLGYEQVLKNRGANAINMVLVISDGDEFSSRLAGALAHTGDIRISLMWNNRNDLDLHVITPANEEIFFNRMRDSTGGWLDVDRNVNGETLDPVENIFWYRGEAAHGTYQVWVQNFDYHSSEYETPFQIELKNGNEYRYYEGTVSETGSNSNTLVCTFDFNDSTTISPAYQIVETYTGDGVSISTIGIGGNFDEDLLRTLAQNGRGNTRSLDTRESMNAILNTDREFERFAVPAIRDMGLSLEFSPDVEILGVWGSQYKSEGSTISCVIPSLNQGDYKTLLVHYRIPGGNQRQQTALLRGRTLDESGLTPFPERTIVLADPSNADALQMLTYSQAIASFALSIKEIGRIFYADNNPDRLRTSLRLTGEAELALQTAKRTLGEGSFFASEFALLSKYTELLNREMRGGGAGAVERTSAMSIEGGRYSIMNFGQ from the coding sequence ATGCGCACAAATACGCCCAAGGTTCTGTTAGTGGCTTTTCTGGTTTTCAGCTTTCCCTATTTTCTGGTATCCGAGGGGCTGACAGATGCCGCCCCCTTGTACACCAGAAACCGCTATCGGGCCAATAACGGCATTATTGTACCCCCAGAAGAGATAAACGACGGCAGCTATATCTCTTTGTTCAATTACCAGTACCCGGAACCGGATACGGATATTGGGCTTTTTCTTTACAATAATCTTAACCCTGAAGATAACAACAGCCCCGGAAGCGGCAGGGACGGCTTGCTCCAAATCGGCTTGCAGGGGAAAAGCCTGTCCTTCCAGGAAATTCCGTCCCTGAATCTGGTATTCGTGGTGGATACCTCCGTTTCGATGAATGAAGGCGAAAAGATTGGATGGGTCAAGGAATCCCTGGGCAGTTTTGCAAACAAAGTCAGGAACATGGACTCCCTGGCGCTGATAGGTTTTAACGATGCCGCGCAGGTGTATTTTGAGCCCGCCCGGATTGACAGTTCCGCTAAACGGGCCGCATTCATCAATGCGGTAAATTCGCTTAGCCCTAAGGGCGGAACCAAGCTTGAGGATGGAATCAACCTGGGCTATGAGCAGGTCCTGAAAAATCGCGGGGCAAATGCAATCAACATGGTGTTGGTTATTTCCGATGGCGATGAATTTTCCAGCCGTCTTGCCGGGGCGCTTGCACACACCGGGGACATACGGATCTCTCTGATGTGGAATAATCGGAACGACCTGGATCTGCATGTCATAACCCCGGCCAATGAGGAGATCTTCTTTAACAGAATGAGGGATTCAACCGGAGGATGGCTCGATGTTGACAGAAACGTGAATGGCGAAACACTCGACCCGGTGGAAAATATTTTCTGGTATCGCGGAGAGGCGGCCCATGGCACGTATCAGGTTTGGGTGCAAAATTTCGATTACCACAGTTCGGAATACGAAACTCCCTTTCAGATTGAGCTGAAAAACGGCAATGAATATCGTTACTACGAAGGCACCGTCAGCGAAACCGGCTCGAACAGCAATACGCTGGTCTGCACTTTTGATTTCAATGATTCCACTACTATATCCCCGGCATACCAAATTGTAGAAACCTATACAGGCGATGGCGTCTCCATCTCTACCATCGGCATTGGGGGGAATTTCGACGAAGATCTGCTGCGGACTCTTGCGCAAAACGGCAGGGGGAATACCCGTTCCCTGGATACCCGTGAATCAATGAACGCAATACTCAATACGGATCGTGAATTCGAGCGCTTCGCTGTTCCCGCAATCCGGGATATGGGATTGTCGCTGGAATTCTCGCCCGATGTTGAGATTCTTGGAGTTTGGGGATCACAATACAAATCCGAGGGCAGCACTATTTCCTGCGTAATTCCCAGCCTTAACCAGGGCGACTATAAAACATTGCTGGTTCATTACCGCATTCCCGGCGGGAATCAGAGGCAGCAAACCGCGCTCCTGCGGGGCAGAACCCTGGATGAATCCGGGCTAACTCCGTTTCCGGAACGCACAATAGTTTTGGCCGATCCTTCCAACGCGGACGCCTTGCAGATGCTTACCTATTCCCAGGCTATAGCGAGCTTTGCCCTTTCCATCAAAGAGATAGGGCGGATCTTCTATGCCGATAACAACCCGGATCGTTTAAGAACGTCCCTACGGCTGACCGGAGAAGCTGAACTGGCGCTTCAGACCGCAAAGCGGACCCTTGGTGAAGGATCGTTCTTTGCGTCCGAATTCGCCCTGCTTTCAAAGTACACGGAACTATTGAACCGTGAAATGCGCGGGGGAGGAGCAGGGGCTGTTGAAAGAACTTCTGCTATGTCTATAGAGGGCGGACGCTACTCGATAATGAATTTTGGGCAGTAA
- a CDS encoding formylglycine-generating enzyme family protein, with amino-acid sequence MKKPVFFTVIFLFLSTFVLQAQNRQGYAPSDFVKLEAGTFMMGSPARESARDRDETQRQVLVGSFYIAKHEVNQDEYESVMHKNPSRFRGPNLPVENVSWFDAIIYCNARSEKEGFTPAYIIRDSEIRWDHEANGYRLPTEAEWEYACRAGSSTAFNTGYNITVNQGNFDGNFPYNRNPKGNYRKTTTPVMSFPPNAWGLYDMHGNVYEWCWDQYSVNYNSGNLNGSLRARAVIRGGSWYSEARFLRSANRANADHSAMTNYIGFRVVRSVL; translated from the coding sequence ATGAAAAAGCCTGTGTTTTTTACAGTTATCTTTCTATTTTTGTCAACATTTGTCCTTCAAGCCCAGAACCGTCAGGGATACGCCCCGAGTGATTTTGTTAAGCTTGAAGCGGGCACTTTTATGATGGGAAGCCCCGCCAGGGAATCTGCCAGGGACAGGGATGAAACCCAACGTCAGGTGTTGGTGGGCAGTTTTTATATTGCCAAGCACGAGGTAAACCAGGATGAATACGAATCGGTGATGCATAAGAACCCCAGCAGGTTCAGGGGCCCCAATCTGCCGGTAGAAAATGTAAGCTGGTTTGACGCGATTATTTATTGCAATGCCCGGAGCGAAAAGGAGGGGTTTACCCCGGCGTATATTATCCGGGATTCGGAAATTCGCTGGGATCATGAAGCGAATGGATACCGCCTTCCCACAGAGGCAGAATGGGAATATGCCTGCCGGGCTGGAAGCTCTACCGCGTTCAATACGGGGTACAATATTACCGTTAACCAGGGCAACTTTGACGGGAATTTCCCCTACAACAGGAACCCCAAGGGGAATTACCGCAAAACCACGACGCCGGTGATGAGTTTTCCCCCCAATGCCTGGGGTTTGTATGATATGCATGGGAATGTGTACGAATGGTGCTGGGATCAGTATAGCGTGAATTACAATTCAGGCAATCTTAACGGTTCTTTGCGCGCCAGGGCGGTAATCCGGGGCGGAAGCTGGTACAGCGAAGCACGGTTCTTGCGTTCCGCAAACCGGGCGAACGCCGATCATTCTGCCATGACAAATTATATCGGCTTCCGGGTAGTCCGTTCCGTTTTATAG
- a CDS encoding helix-turn-helix domain-containing protein has translation MISPKVYCTNDTPLLRQYQSTLYNFEVETILSINKKQKAELSYADMKVKELAALSGVKKQTIDSYLRENSYTPSVDAAVSIAQALGVSVEYLATGGEVRQGKEKVLSSLSPDIRSLILAKEVISPTLINTCVNFIIIRVCI, from the coding sequence ATGATTTCTCCTAAAGTTTATTGCACCAACGATACCCCATTATTACGGCAATATCAATCGACTTTATATAATTTTGAGGTTGAAACGATCCTGTCCATAAACAAGAAACAGAAAGCGGAATTGAGCTACGCAGACATGAAGGTTAAAGAACTGGCTGCTCTATCCGGTGTCAAAAAACAGACTATCGACAGCTATCTGCGGGAAAACAGTTATACCCCTTCGGTGGATGCAGCGGTGAGTATTGCTCAGGCACTGGGGGTTTCTGTGGAGTACTTGGCAACGGGTGGCGAAGTCCGTCAGGGCAAAGAAAAAGTCCTGTCATCCCTTAGCCCCGATATACGTTCCCTGATACTGGCTAAGGAAGTAATTTCCCCGACCTTGATAAACACGTGCGTAAATTTTATCATAATACGTGTTTGTATATAA
- a CDS encoding ATP-binding protein, whose translation MIVERPEYLKKLIGFRDKDLIKVIVGIRRCGKSTLLKLYADYLRSTGVGNSRIQFINFEDFNNADLTDPKVLHDHVLSRLVPDGMNYIFLDEIQMVKDFEKAANSLRLRKNIDLYITGSNAYFLSGDLATLLAGRYVSIEMTPLSFREYLTAGSDESGNPRPRDKMRQLYEQYLRYSSFPYTLELNNDIEKIHQYLAAIIDTIVLKDVVQRKQISAVAALERLMKFIFGNIGFITSTKKISDTMKSSGFNIGVQTVENYLSALEDSFIIHKVSRLDVNGKEYLKANDKYYVADIGMRYYLLGDKMKDYGAILENIVYLELRRRGYKVHVGRLGDLEIDFIAFKAGIPEYYQVAFSVADEQTWEWEIRPLEKIRDNYGKYIITMDPVLGGNDQGIITVNALDFLLDFTV comes from the coding sequence ATGATAGTTGAAAGACCAGAATATCTCAAAAAACTAATTGGTTTTAGGGATAAGGACCTGATTAAGGTCATTGTGGGTATACGGCGATGCGGGAAATCCACTCTATTGAAGCTATATGCCGATTATTTACGCTCTACGGGGGTGGGAAATAGCAGAATTCAATTTATCAACTTTGAGGACTTTAATAACGCCGATCTGACTGATCCCAAAGTATTGCATGATCATGTCCTAAGCCGTCTTGTCCCTGATGGAATGAACTATATCTTCCTTGACGAAATCCAGATGGTTAAGGACTTTGAAAAAGCGGCCAATAGCCTGCGGCTGCGGAAAAATATCGATCTCTATATTACCGGTTCCAATGCCTATTTTTTATCCGGCGATTTGGCAACTTTACTTGCCGGCAGGTATGTGTCCATTGAAATGACCCCTCTCTCTTTTAGGGAATATCTCACCGCTGGTTCTGACGAATCAGGAAACCCCCGCCCAAGAGACAAGATGCGGCAATTATATGAACAGTATCTGCGGTATAGTTCCTTTCCCTATACTCTGGAGCTGAATAATGACATTGAAAAAATCCATCAATATCTGGCCGCCATTATCGACACCATCGTCCTAAAAGATGTGGTGCAGCGGAAACAGATCAGCGCCGTAGCCGCTCTGGAACGGCTTATGAAATTTATTTTTGGTAATATCGGTTTTATTACCTCTACCAAAAAAATCTCAGATACCATGAAGTCCTCGGGTTTCAATATCGGCGTACAGACCGTGGAAAACTATCTTTCTGCCCTGGAAGATAGTTTTATTATCCATAAAGTAAGCCGTCTGGACGTAAACGGTAAGGAGTATCTCAAAGCCAATGATAAATACTATGTGGCCGATATTGGGATGCGGTACTATCTCCTGGGCGATAAAATGAAAGACTACGGGGCTATACTGGAAAATATTGTATACCTGGAATTGCGGCGCAGGGGATATAAAGTCCATGTTGGAAGGTTAGGGGATCTGGAAATCGATTTTATCGCTTTTAAGGCAGGAATTCCCGAATACTACCAGGTTGCCTTTTCAGTCGCAGATGAACAAACCTGGGAGTGGGAAATACGCCCCCTTGAAAAAATCAGGGATAACTACGGAAAATATATTATCACCATGGACCCGGTATTGGGCGGCAATGACCAGGGAATTATTACGGTAAACGCCCTGGACTTTTTACTGGATTTCACAGTATGA